In Eupeodes corollae chromosome 3, idEupCoro1.1, whole genome shotgun sequence, a single genomic region encodes these proteins:
- the LOC129949091 gene encoding decreased expression in renal and prostate cancer protein-like has product MNIAFPLVSICELNLHINRRSIFPQEYRSVDSVRGLSCAIFSTNLVMKVNIVLSVVAIFCTFAASENAARNTRQAGRFGPSYGGSSGPNYGPGPGPSSRPGSNQNPSLGPSNRPTLTSGYSFGGPGPGIGGPGGPGGPSGRPLSGSIYGVSSGSGRPSLQGGPGPRPGSVYRGQPVVSSGGRPVNSYKG; this is encoded by the coding sequence ATGAATATTGCATTCCCACTCGTTTCTATTTGTGAATTGAATTTGCATATAAATAGACGTTCGATATTCCCTCAGGAATATAGATCCGTCGATTCAGTCCGAGGGTTAAGTTGTGCTATTTTTTCAACGAATTTGGTCATGAAAGTTAATATAGTCCTTAGTGTTGTTGCAATTTTTTGCACTTTTGCTGCATCTGAAAATGCAGCCCGAAACACACGACAAGCTGGAAGATTTGGTCCAAGTTATGGTGGTAGTTCAGGTCCCAATTATGGACCTGGCCCAGGGCCATCGAGCAGACCCGGCAGCAATCAGAATCCCAGTTTGGGACCAAGTAATCGGCCAACACTAACTTCGGGATATAGTTTTGGAGGACCTGGACCAGGTATTGGGGGACCAGGTGGACCCGGTGGACCAAGTGGTCGTCCATTAAGTGGATCGATTTATGGAGTCAGTAGTGGCAGTGGAAGACCAAGTTTACAAGGAGGACCAGGGCCACGTCCAGGATCAGTTTACAGGGGACAGCCAGTGGTTAGTTCGGGTGGAAGACCTGTCAATAGTTACAAGGGCTAA
- the LOC129951781 gene encoding uncharacterized protein LOC129951781, whose product MRFNIAFICLLFSMMVIIVSVSAFPSKKTDEPEISKDLSSTAAELIIEDADDTGNDKELNRQVRSYYGYGYGRRGYGGYGHGYGGGYGRGYGRGYGHGYGGGYSGGYGHRSGYGRGGYYGRHHG is encoded by the coding sequence ATGCGTTTTAATATcgcttttatttgtttattattctcgATGATGGTTATAATAGTTTCGGTTTCGGCATTTCCATCAAAGAAAACTGATGAACCTGAGATATCTAAAGATCTATCATCAACTGCAGCAGAATTGATTATTGAAGATGCAGACGATACAGGAAATGACAAAGAATTGAATAGACAAGTTCGGTCTTATTATGGTTATGGTTATGGCCGTAGAGGATATGGTGGATATGGTCATGGTTATGGTGGTGGATACGGTCGTGGATATGGTCGTGGGTATGGTCATGGATATGGTGGGGGATATAGCGGGGGATATGGACATCGATCTGGATATGGACGTGGTGGATATTATGGAAGACACCACGGATAA
- the LOC129951780 gene encoding uncharacterized protein LOC129951780 produces MHYLVALAFLAVFGLAAVVAAPAELPSVAVASVGADENPENLSKLEALIEVDSETGHENESARLARHGGGYGGRGGYGGGYGGGYGGGYGGGYGGGYGGGYGGGYGGGHGGGYGGGYGGGYGGGYGGHGGYGGGYGGRGGYGGYGGHFG; encoded by the coding sequence ATGCATTATTTAGTAGCTTTGGCATTTTTGGCCGTATTTGGCCTAGCAGCTGTGGTAGCTGCTCCAGCTGAATTACCTTCAGTTGCAGTGGCATCAGTGGGAGCTGATGAGAATCCTGAGAACCTGTCAAAATTGGAAGCCTTAATTGAAGTCGATTCTGAAACTGGACATGAAAATGAATCAGCTAGATTGGCTAGACATGGAGGCGGATATGGCGGACGTGGAGGTTATGGCGGAGGTTATGGTGGAGGCTATGGTGGTGGTTATGGCGGAGGTTATGGTGGCGGTTATGGCGGCGGCTATGGTGGAGGTTATGGCGGTGGACATGGTGGTGGTTATGGCGGAGGGTATGGAGGAGGATATGGCGGAGGATATGGTGGTCATGGAGGTTATGGTGGTGGCTATGGCGGTCGCGGAGGATACGGTGGATATGGAGGACATTTTGGATAA
- the LOC129951094 gene encoding uncharacterized protein LOC129951094, translating into MKLLIFVNVVILICLHLTVIVVNGNIDPQRRVATIHQRMTAVRSSREGNPRPIAWENNKIPTIDRKIESLHRFRRVRKSVTAYPKHHLLQPIEVPLDEAAPKEGLNSTTAPYTDNHHSWKKTPVILQQV; encoded by the exons atgaaGTTATTAATATTCGTCAACgtagttattttaatttgtttacatttgacaGTAATTGTTGTCAATGGAAATATTGATCCACAGAGAAGAGTTGCAACAATTCATCAACGAATGACAGCTGTACGGAGTTCACGAGAAGGCAATCCAAGACCGATTGCttgggaaaataataaaattccaaCAATTGATCGAAAAATAGAATCTCTTCATAGATTCCGAAGAG TTCGTAAATCAGTGACAGCATATCCAAAACATCACCTTCTTCAACCAATCGAAGTGCCATTAGATGAAGCCGCACCTAAAGAAGGCCTAAATTCTACCACAGCTCCTTATACGGATAACCATCATTCTTGGAAAAAGACACCAGTAATTCTGCAACaagtttaa
- the LOC129949095 gene encoding uncharacterized protein LOC129949095 — protein sequence MINVKLCVLSLMITLASCQTSNSGKTAEPSGRSRQVQGEGRFFPPFVGGFGGLGGFRPGGIFGGGLFPGAYPRPGLFGGYYPGGGYRPGGYRPGGYYPGGYPGGYGGGGGGGYGGYPQYPRPGFGNRPYNGFGGGAAASPSNNRPGSDNSNINNRPNATPSLGNLSPMQAALLGQALGATLRPLLAANGGAGLGAGQGDSGSASSLADILAQLG from the coding sequence ATGATTAACGTAAAACTGTGTGTTTTGAGCTTGATGATAACCCTGGCTTCTTGCCAAACGTCGAATTCAGGAAAAACTGCAGAACCCAGTGGAAGATCAAGACAAGTCCAAGGCGAAGGTCGTTTCTTTCCTCCGTTTGTCGGTGGCTTCGGAGGATTGGGTGGATTTAGACCCGGAGGAATCTTTGGGGGCGGCTTATTTCCGGGTGCATATCCAAGACCAGGATTATTCGGAGGATACTATCCAGGGGGAGGTTACCGTCCAGGTGGATATCGTCCCGGTGGATACTATCCTGGGGGCTATCCAGGTGGTtacggtggcggcggcggcggtggttaTGGAGGCTATCCACAGTACCCAAGACCTGGTTTCGGAAATCGCCCTTACAACGGATTTGGTGGAGGAGCTGCTGCATCTCCCAGTAACAATCGACCAGGATCCGACAATTCAAACATCAATAATCGCCCGAACGCAACTCCAAGTCTAGGCAATCTGAGTCCAATGCAAGCGGCACTTCTTGGTCAGGCATTAGGTGCTACATTGCGACCGCTATTAGCAGCGAATGGTGGTGCTGGTCTTGGTGCCGGTCAAGGCGACTCGGGTTCTGCGAGTTCACTGGCAGATATTCTCGCTCAACTTGGTTAA
- the LOC129949096 gene encoding uncharacterized protein LOC129949096, whose amino-acid sequence MSKFFVALQIFGVLMALAVAFPVDSVGQRQGKQYGGGFGGPGGFQQGGFGQGGYGGGNYGGGINHGVGGYGPGGYGGVPGHYGGGPGGHYGGGNNYGPGIGQGFGGQGNGFGGGPAYGGGFGGNYRQPYNRHRG is encoded by the coding sequence ATGTCTAAGTTTTTCGTTGCTTTGCAAATTTTCGGTGTACTGATGGCATTGGCAGTCGCATTCCCAGTTGATTCGGTTGGACAACGTCAAGGCAAACAATATGGCGGTGGATTTGGTGGACCTGGAGGTTTTCAACAAGGAGGCTTCGGTCAAGGTGGATACGGTGGTGGCAACTATGGAGGTGGTATTAACCATGGTGTAGGCGGATATGGTCCAGGAGGTTATGGAGGTGTTCCTGGACATTATGGAGGTGGTCCTGGTGGTCATTATGGAGGTGGCAACAATTACGGACCTGGTATTGGCCAAGGATTTGGAGGACAAGGCAATGGCTTTGGTGGTGGTCCCGCTTATGGAGGTGGATTTGGTGGAAACTACCGCCAACCTTACAACAGACACAGGGGTTGA